Proteins encoded by one window of Manihot esculenta cultivar AM560-2 chromosome 10, M.esculenta_v8, whole genome shotgun sequence:
- the LOC122724926 gene encoding putative disease resistance RPP13-like protein 1, with translation MEFAVAAAGSILSVCFQGLLDRLNSIDLTKYVGQGQVLAQLMKWKKILKRIYAVLEDADEKQTANRLVEIWLCDLRDLAYDLEDIIDELATEVQQRKLEEEPVHPKNKVHEFFCVMCGGGNLNLNTIKFNVEMVAKIEETSARLDEIIKQKDELRLAEYTTRRVSHVTERPPATSLVNEAKVYGREEDKKAMLKLLNAETSHAQVSVISIVGMGGLGKTTLAQLVYNDPMLQFDLKAWVSVGEDFDVSRVTKTFLLQLGDGGDDKDLNVLQVKLKQKLSGKKFLVVLDDVWTQNYEQWTLFWGPFEAGAPQSRVIVTTRSQHVSSRIGATQAYSLRSSHTINVCLCLPSMLWEQIILTTIWS, from the coding sequence ATGGAATTTGCGGTAGCTGCTGCTGGCTCTATCCTTTCTGTTTGCTTTCAGGGGCTTCTCGACAGGTTGAACTCCATTGACTTGACGAAATACGTAGGCCAAGGTCAAGTCTTGGCTCAACTCATGAAGTGGAAAAAGATTCTCAAAAGAATTTATGCGGTGCTTGAAGATGCAGACGAGAAGCAGACGGCAAATCGATTGGTGGAGATCTGGTTATGCGATCTCAGAGACTTGGCTTACGACCTGGAGGATATCATTGATGAACTTGCCACGGAGGTTCAGCAACGCAAGTTGGAAGAGGAACCTGTTCATCCGAAGAATAAGGTCCACGAGTTTTTCTGTGTTATGTGTGGTGGgggaaatctaaatctaaatacTATTAAGTTCAATGTTGAGATGGTTGCCAAAATAGAGGAAACTAGTGCTAGATTAGATGAGATCATAAAGCAGAAAGATGAACTCCGTTTAGCAGAATATACTACGAGGAGGGTGAGCCATGTGACAGAAAGACCACCCGCAACCTCTTTGGTTAATGAAGCAAAGGTTTATGGTAGGGAGGAAGATAAGAAGGCGATGTTGAAATTGTTGAATGCTGAGACAAGTCACGCCCAGGTATCTGTGATCTCCATAGTTGGGATGGGAGGCCTTGGCAAGACAACTCTAGCTCAGCTAGTCTACAATGATCCCATGTTGCAGTTTGATTTAAAAGCCTGGGTGTCTGTTGGTGAAGATTTTGATGTTTCCAGGGTCACAAAAACATTTCTTCTTCAACTGGGCGATGGTGGTGATGATAAAGATTTAAATGTGCTTCAGGTAAAATTGAAGCAAAAGTTGTCTGGGAAGAAGTTTTTAGTTGTCCTAGATGATGTTTGGACCCAGAACTATGAGCAATGGACTCTGTTTTGGGGTCCTTTTGAAGCAGGGGCTCCTCAAAGCAGAGTTATCGTCACGACTCGAAGTCAGCATGTTTCGTCAAGGATCGGTGCCACTCAAGCATATTCTCTAAGAAGCTCTCACACAATTAATGTATGTCTGTGTTTGCCCAGCATGCTCTGGGAGCAAATAATTTTGACGACCATTTGGAGCTAA
- the LOC122724925 gene encoding UDP-glycosyltransferase 88A1-like, translating to MESPAMVDAVVMFPSPAIGHFISMVELGKLILTFQPSLSIHILIVSAPYSAGSTASYIADVAATTPSISFHRLPTITLPSSTNTHYETLIFEVLRLSNPHVHQALLSISKTHKIKAFIMDFFCFFSLSIASQLNIPGYFFFTSGAGCLAASMYFPTLHQTTTKSFKDMNTFLNLPGLPPISSSNFSSAASDRNNKAYEYFLDMAYCFPKSAGVIVNTFAVLEARALKAISDGLCIPDSTTPPVYCTGPLIATNNQTDGDTECLNWLESQLSQSVIFLCFGSLGLFSMEQLREIASGLERSGQRFLWVVRNPPSDSQSLDISALPEPDLNSLLPDGFLDRTKEKGLVVKSWAPQVAVLNHKSVGGFVTHCGWNSVLEAVSAGVPMVAWPLYAEQKFNRLMLVEEMKIALPMKEDEKGFVTGLEVEKRVNELMQSDSGKSVRERTIAMKNAAKAALSEGGSSRAAMSRLVESWKH from the coding sequence ATGGAGAGCCCAGCTATGGTTGATGCGGTGGTTATGTTTCCATCACCGGCCATAGGCCACTTCATATCTATGGTAGAGCTTGGCAAGCTCATTCTTACCTTCCAACCTTCTCTTTCCATTCACATACTCATTGTCTCCGCCCCTTACAGTGCAGGCTCCACTGCCTCCTATATTGCTGATGTCGCTGCCACCACTCCCTCAATCTCCTTCCACCGTCTTCCCACCATTACCCTCCCCTCCTCCACCAACACACACTATGAAACTCTCATCTTTGAAGTCCTCCGTCTCAGCAATCCTCATGTCCACCAAGCccttctctccatctccaaaacCCACAAAATTAAAGCCTTCATTATGGATTTCTTCTGCTTTTTTTCTCTATCCATTGCCTCTCAACTTAACATCCCCGGCTATTTCTTCTTCACTTCTGGTGCTGGGTGTCTTGCTGCTTCCATGTATTTTCCGACCCTTCATCAGACCACCACCAAAAGTTTCAAAGACATGAACACCTTTCTTAATTTGCCGGGTCTCCCACCAATATCTTCCTCCAATTTTTCATCGGCAGCAAGTGATCGCAACAATAAAGCCTACGAATATTTTCTAGACATGGCCTACTGCTTTCCAAAATCAGCAGGAGTTATAGTGAACACCTTTGCAGTGCTGGAAGCCAGAGCTCTCAAGGCAATATCAGATGGACTCTGCATACCTGATAGTACAACACCACCTGTCTATTGTACTGGCCCACTCATTGCGACCAACAATCAAACAGATGGTGACACCGAGTGTTTAAATTGGCTTGAGTCGCAACTAAGTCAAAGTGTTATCTTTCTGTGTTTTGGAAGCTTGGGGCTGTTCTCAATGGAACAACTGAGAGAAATAGCTAGTGGGTTGGAGAGAAGCGGCCAAAGATTCTTGTGGGTAGTGCGTAATCCACCTTCTGATAGCCAAAGTTTAGACATCTCAGCTCTGCCAGAACCAGATTTGAACTCATTGCTTCCTGATGGTTTTTTGGATCGCACCAAGGAGAAGGGATTGGTGGTGAAATCATGGGCTCCCCAGGTGGCAGTATTGAATCATAAGTCGGTAGGCGGGTTTGTGACTCACTGTGGATGGAACTCGGTGCTTGAAGCAGTGAGTGCTGGAGTTCCGATGGTGGCTTGGCCTCTATACGCAGAGCAAAAGTTCAATAGGTTGATGTTGGTTGAAGAAATGAAAATTGCTTTGCCCATGAAGGAAGACGAGAAGGGGTTTGTAACTGGGTTGGAGGTGGAGAAGCGAGTTAATGAGTTGATGCAGTCGGATTCAGGTAAGTCGGTTAGGGAGCGAACCATTGCTATGAAAAACGCAGCAAAGGCAGCACTGAGTGAGGGTGGATCTTCGCGTGCTGCAATGTCTAGACTCGTCGAGTCATGGAAGCATTAA
- the LOC122724923 gene encoding putative disease resistance RPP13-like protein 1, whose product MEFAVAAAGSILSVCFQGLLDRLNSIDLRKYVGQGQVLAQLMKWEKILKRIYAVLEDADEKQTANRLVEIWLCDLRDLAYDLEDIIDELATEVQQRKLEEEPVHPKNKVHEFFCVMCGGGNLNLNTIKFNVEMVAKIVETSARLDEIIKQKDELRLAEYTTRRVSHVTERPPATSLVNEAKVYGREEDKKAMLKLLNAETSDAQVSVISIVGMGGLGKTTLAQLVYNDPMLEFDLKAWVSVGEDFDVSRVTKTFLLQLGDGGDDKDLNVLQVKLKQKLSGNKFLVVLDDVWTQNYEEWTLFWGPFEAGAPQSRVIVTTRSQDVSLMMGTTQAYALKKLSHNECMSVFAQHALGANNFDAHLELKQMGEEIVKRCGGLPLAAKALGGILKGKPNPDLWKEVLSSEMWELPDNRSNILPALKLSYFHLPPHLKRCFSYCAILPKDREFDRNELVLLWMAEGFLYDQKKMKDSEGLGHKYFDDLLSRSFFQQSNDNKSKYIMHDLIVDLACFVSREICLHMVGKLENAKSFAKIRHSSFIPHFMNTFQRFQSFCEMKNLRTFLSVREDRIRCHITSKVVHELVPKLKCLRSLSLAGYEIEELPNSFGELKHLRYLNLSDTPIQGLPESVDKLFNLQTLKLRDCDELIDLPKGICNLLNLQHLDIIGTRKLKEMPPHIGNLTSLCVLTKFIVGKSNGRITELKKLCDLRGKLHITSLENVEVADIRDAGFVNLKDKPGITELHLEWAEADERFDDLRNPSHEEQVLNSIQPYQSLSSLSITSFGGRKFPSWLGEPSFSGMVQVQLRKCRQMTSLPPLGRLKSLKKLSIGDMRGVKEVGVEFYEDDSCFSCLEELEIRSMGEWELWAWSNGLDEDSVPKFPKLHQLQIRNCPKLVGKLPTFLPSLEKLFIVDCPLLVELPKVLPSLTALSIRRCQEAILRSVTNATCLTSLKYLEIALCDELVSLVDGEPGLLPCNLEVLNIYECPNLKELPSELKDLKSLKYLTIRRCRSLVSFPTGGLPHNMIRLRITSCESLESMPEGIVCPSDYSGETSQLEKLYISGCESLRCSSNGKFPYSLKTLRIHNWTPQFLNSLYCGLSHLTELHIEKCPQLESFPGKELPLPSLISLTIAHCEGLRSLSNHMQDFQSLQQLEIGGCHQLELFPEMGLPNPKLVSFQISWCKNLRSLPNQMQNLTSLQSIDISVCEGMESLGEGCLPPNLTSLHIRECLNMKQPMLEWGLHRLVSLRSLVLNVESTGDFISFPDDDGFLLPTSLTHLCIIGFKNLKSISMRIQKLTSLEKLSIWWCPKLQSFPAEGLPATLECLEIHSCPLLRDRCLKDKGGDYWPIISDIPCVDV is encoded by the coding sequence ATGGAATTTGCGGTAGCTGCTGCTGGCTCTATCCTTTCTGTTTGCTTTCAGGGGCTTCTCGACAGGTTGAACTCCATTGACTTGAGGAAATACGTAGGCCAAGGTCAAGTCTTGGCTCAACTCATGAAGTGGGAAAAGATTCTCAAAAGAATTTATGCGGTGCTTGAAGATGCAGACGAGAAGCAGACGGCAAATAGATTGGTGGAGATCTGGTTATGCGATCTCAGAGACCTGGCTTACGACCTGGAGGATATCATTGATGAACTTGCCACGGAGGTTCAGCAACGCAAGTTGGAAGAGGAACCTGTTCATCCGAAGAATAAGGTACACGAGTTTTTCTGTGTTATGTGTGGTGGgggaaatctaaatctaaatacTATTAAGTTCAATGTTGAGATGGTTGCCAAAATAGTGGAAACTAGTGCTAGATTAGATGAGATCATAAAGCAGAAAGATGAACTCCGTTTAGCAGAATATACTACGAGAAGGGTGAGCCATGTGACAGAAAGACCACCCGCAACCTCTTTGGTTAATGAAGCAAAGGTTTATGGTAGGGAGGAAGATAAGAAGGCGATGTTGAAATTGTTGAATGCTGAGACAAGTGATGCCCAGGTATCTGTGATCTCCATAGTTGGGATGGGAGGCCTTGGCAAGACAACTCTAGCTCAGCTAGTCTACAATGATCCCATGTTGGAGTTTGATTTAAAAGCCTGGGTGTCTGTTGGTGAAGATTTTGATGTTTCCAGGGTCACAAAAACATTTCTTCTTCAACTGGGTGATGGTGGTGATGATAAAGATTTAAATGTGCTTCAGGTAAAATTGAAGCAAAAGTTGTCTGGAAATAAGTTTTTAGTTGTCCTAGATGATGTGTGGACCCAGAACTATGAGGAATGGACTCTGTTTTGGGGTCCTTTTGAAGCAGGGGCTCCTCAAAGCAGAGTTATCGTCACGACTCGAAGTCAGGATGTTTCATTAATGATGGGTACGACTCAAGCATATGCTCTTAAGAAGCTGTCACACAATGAATGCATGTCTGTGTTTGCCCAGCATGCTTTGGGAGCAAATAATTTTGACGCGCACTTGGAGCTGAAACAAATGGGTGAGGAGATTGTCAAAAGATGTGGAGGATTACCTTTAGCAGCAAAAGCTCTTGGAGGCATCTTAAAGGGTAAACCAAATCCTGATTTGTGGAAGGAAGTGTTGAGCAGTGAGATGTGGGAATTACCAGACAATAGGAGCAATATCCTTCCAGCCTTGAAGTTGAGCTATTTTCATCTTCCACCTCATTTAAAGCGATGTTTCTCTTATTGCGCAATATTACCAAAGGATCGCGAGTTTGATAGGAATGAATTGGTTTTGCTGTGGATGGCTGAGGGTTTCTTGTATGAccagaagaaaatgaaagataGTGAAGGTTTGGGTCATAaatattttgatgatttattATCAAGATCATTTTTTCAACAATCAAATGataataaatcaaaatatataatgcaTGACCTAATTGTTGATTTAGCTTGCTTTGTTAGCAGAGAAATATGTTTGCATATGGTTGGTAAGTTGGAGAATGCAAAATCATTTGCAAAGATTAGACATTCTTCATTTATTCCTCATTTTATGAACACTTTTCAAAGATTTCAAAGCTTCTGTGAAATGAAGAATTTGCGCACATTTTTATCCGTGCGGGAGGATCGGATTAGATGCCACATTACTAGTAAGGTGGTGCATGAGTTGGTGCCAAAATTAAAATGCTTAAGGTCACTATCTCTAGCTGGTTATGAGATTGAGGAGTTGCCAAATTCTTTTGGTGAATTAAAGCACTTACGCTACCTTAACCTATCTGATACTCCAATCCAAGGATTGCCTGAATCAGTGGATAAACTCTTCAACTTACAGACATTAAAGTTGCGTGATTGTGATGAGCTTATTGATTTAcctaaaggcatatgtaatttACTCAACTTGCAGCATCTTGACATTATTGGCACAAGGAAATTGAAAGAGATGCCGCCACATATTGGTAATTTGACTAGTCTCTGCGTGTTGACCAAATTTATCGTGGGGAAAAGCAATGGTCGGATCACGGAGCTAAAGAAACTTTGTGATCTTCGAGGGAAGCTTCATATTACAAGTTTAGAGAATGTGGAAGTGGCAGATATTCGAGATGCGGGTTTTGTCAATTTGAAGGATAAGCCTGGTATCACTGAGTTGCACTTGGAATGGGCTGAAGCGGATGAACGTTTTGATGATTTGAGAAACCCAAGTCATGAAGAACAAGTTCTCAACTCAATTCAGCCATATCAAAGTCTGTCAAGCCTATCAATTACATCATTTGGTGGTAGGAAATTCCCATCATGGCTGGGTGAGCCTTCATTCTCTGGCATGGTGCAGGTGCAGCTACGGAAGTGTCGCCAAATGACATCATTGCCACCACTTGGACGATTAAAGTCGTTAAAAAAGTTGAGCATAGGAGATATGAGAGGAGTGAAAGAAGTGGGTGTTGAGTTTTATGAGGATGATTCATGTTTTTCTTGTTTGGAAGAACTAGAGATTAGAAGTATGGGTGAGTGGGAGCTGTGGGCTTGGTCTAATGGTCTGGATGAAGATTCTGTGCCAAAATTTCCTAAGCTGCATCAACTCCAAATACGAAATTGTCCCAAGTTGGTTGGGAAATTGCCCACCTTCCTTCCTTCACTGGAAAAACTTTTTATCGTTGATTGCCCGCTTTTGGTTGAATTACCAAAAGTTCTCCCATCACTTACAGCACTCTCTATTAGAAGATGTCAAGAGGCAATTCTCAGGAGTGTGACTAATGCCACCTGTCTTACTAGTCTAAAGTATTTGGAAATCGCGTTATGTGATGAGCTTGTGTCGTTGGTAGATGGAGAGCCAGGGCTTTTGCCTTGCAATCTTGAAGTTTTGAACATATATGAGTGTCCAAATCTGAAGGAGTTGCCAAGTGAACTGAAAGACCTCAAATCTCTCAAATATTTGACTATAAGGCGATGTAGAAGTTTAGTCTCCTTCCCAACAGGGGGTTTGCCGCACAACATGATACGTCTTCGTATTACGAGCTGTGAATCATTGGAGTCTATGCCGGAAGGAATTGTGTGTCCTAGTGATTACAGTGGCGAGACGTCTCAGCTCGAGAAATTGTATATCTCTGGATGTGAATCCCTGAGATGCTCTTCAAATGGAAAGTTTCCATATTCCCTTAAGACTCTTCGAATTCACAACTGGACGCCACAATTTTTAAACTCGCTATACTGTGGGCTTTCTCATCTTACAGAATTACACATAGAGAAGTGTCCTCAATTAGAGTCGTTTCCAGGGAAGGAATTGCCTCTCCCTTCTCTTATCTCTTTAACAATAGCTCACTGTGAAGGATTGAGGTCTCTATCCAATCATATGCAAGACTTTCAGAGTCTCCAACAGTTAGAAATAGGGGGCTGTCATCAATTAGAGTTGTTCCCAGAGATGGGATTGCCCAACCCCAAGCTTGTGTCATTTCAAATTTCCTGGTGCAAAAATTTGAGGTCTCTACCCAATCAGATGCAAAACCTCACTTCCCTTCAATCTATAGATATATCAGTATGTGAAGGTATGGAGTCCTTAGGAGAAGGTTGTTTACCCCCTAACCTAACTTCCCTTCATATTCGAGAGTGCTTGAATATGAAACAGCCAATGCTAGAGTGGGGACTCCACAGACTCGTCTCTCTTAGAAGTTTGGTTCTGAACGTGGAGTCAACTGGAGATTTTATTTCCTTTCCAGATGACGACGGCTTTCTGCTTCCCACTTCTCTTACCCACCTATGCATTATTGGATTCAAGAATCTAAAATCCATATCCATGCGTATCCAAAAGCTCACCTCTCttgaaaaattatcaatttggTGGTGCCCAAAACTGCAGTCCTTCCCAGCTGAGGGCCTTCCTGCTACACTTGAATGCCTAGAAATTCACAGCTGCCCTCTGCTGCGGGACCGTTGCTTAAAAGATAAAGGTGGAGACTACTGGCCTATCATTTCTGATATCCCCTGTGTTGatgtataa
- the LOC122724924 gene encoding putative disease resistance RPP13-like protein 1, producing the protein MEIATAVGGSILSVCFQGLFDRLSSIDLKKYVGQGQVLAQLKKWEKMLQRIYVVLEDAEEKQTADQSVEIWLSDLRDLAHDLEDIMDELATEVQRRKLEDKPVRPNDKVHKLLSAMCGGANLNLNTIKFNAEMVAKIEETSARLDEIIKQKDELHLAESNRRVSHVTERPPSTSLVNEAKVYGREEDKKAMLKLLNAETSDAQVSVISIVGMGGLGKTTLAQLVYNDPMLEFDLKAWVSVGEDFDVFRVTKTVLHQLGDGGGDNDLNLLQVKLKQNLSWKKFLVVLDDVWTQNYEQWTLFWGPFEAGAAQSRVIVTTRSQDVSLMMGATQAYSLKKLSHNECMSVFAQHALGANNFDDHLELKEIGEEIVKRCGGLPLAAKALGGILKGKPNPDLWKEVLSSEMWELPDNRNNILPALKLSYLHLPPQLKRCFSYCAILPKDREFDRNELVLLWMAEGFLYDKKKMKDSEGLGQNYFDDLLSRSFFQQSNDNKSKYIMHDLIVDLACFVSREVCLHMVGKLQNAKSYAKIRHSSFIPHFMNTFQRFQSFYEMKNLRTLLSWSRYVGRLL; encoded by the coding sequence ATGGAAATTGCGACTGCTGTTGGAGGCTCTATCCTCTCTGTTTGCTTCCAGGGGCTTTTCGACAGGTTGAGTTCCATTGACTTAAAGAAATACGTAGGCCAAGGTCAAGTCTTGGCTCAACTCAAGAAGTGGGAAAAGATGCTCCAGCGAATTTATGTGGTGCTTGAAGATGCAGAGGAGAAGCAGACGGCAGACCAATCGGTGGAGATCTGGCTAAGCGATCTCAGAGACTTGGCTCACGACCTCGAGGATATAATGGATGAACTTGCCACGGAGGTTCAACGACGCAAGTTGGAAGACAAGCCTGTTCGTCCAAATGATAAGGTGCACAAGCTTCTCTCTGCTATGTGTGGTGGGGcgaatctaaatttaaatactaTTAAGTTCAATGCTGAGATGGTTGCCAAAATAGAGGAAACTAGTGCTAGATTAGATGAGATCATAAAGCAGAAAGATGAACTCCATTTAGCTGAGTCTAATAGGAGGGTCAGCCATGTGACAGAAAGACCACCCTCAACCTCTTTGGTTAACGAAGCAAAGGTTTATGGTAGGGAGGAAGATAAGAAGGCGATGTTGAAATTGTTGAATGCTGAGACAAGTGATGCCCAGGTGTCGGTGATTTCCATAGTTGGAATGGGAGGCCTTGGCAAGACAACTCTAGCTCAGCTAGTCTACAATGATCCCATGTTGGAGTTTGATTTGAAAGCCTGGGTGTCTGTTGGTGAAGATTTTGATGTTTTCAGGGTCACGAAAACAGTTCTTCATCAATTGGGAGATGGTGGTGGTGACAATGATTTAAATTTGCTTCAGGTAAAATTGAAGCAAAATTTGTCTTGGAAGAAGTTTTTAGTTGTCCTAGATGATGTTTGGACCCAGAACTATGAGCAATGGACTCTGTTTTGGGGTCCTTTTGAAGCAGGGGCAGCTCAAAGCAGAGTTATCGTCACAACTCGAAGTCAAGATGTTTCATTAATGATGGGTGCCACTCAAGCATATTCTCTTAAGAAGCTCTCACACAATGAATGTATGTCTGTGTTTGCCCAGCATGCTCTGGGAGCAAATAATTTTGACGACCATTTGGAGCTAAAAGAAATAGGTGAGGAGATTGTCAAAAGATGTGGAGGATTACCTTTGGCAGCAAAAGCTCTTGGAGGCATCTTAAAGGGTAAACCAAATCCTGATTTGTGGAAGGAAGTGTTGAGCAGTGAGATGTGGGAATTACCAGACAATAGGAACAATATCCTTCCAGCCTTGAAGTTGAGCTATCTTCATCTTCCACCTCAGTTAAAGCGATGTTTCTCTTATTGTGCAATACTACCAAAGGATCGCGAGTTTGATAGGAATGAATTGGTTTTGCTGTGGATGGCTGAGGGTTTCTTGTATGACAAGAAGAAAATGAAGGATAGTGAAGGTTTGGGTCAAAattattttgatgatttattATCAAGATCGTTTTTTCAACAATCAAACGATAATAAATCGAAATATATAATGCATGACCTAATTGTTGATTTAGCTTGCTTTGTTAGCAGAGAAGTATGTTTGCATATGGTTGGTAAGTTGCAGAATGCAAAATCATATGCAAAGATTAGACATTCTTCATTTATTCCTCATTTTATGAACACTTTTCAAAGATTTCAAAGCTTCTATGAAATGAAGAACTTGCGGACATTGTTATCCTGGAGTCGTTATGTGGGGAGATTACTTTAA